The following proteins are encoded in a genomic region of Enterocloster clostridioformis:
- a CDS encoding methyl-accepting chemotaxis protein: MKMKYNRIMAAGMVFVMLCTGTGSLPAYGAEASVDVDETMYVNLDYYGRVDKINVVKGVGLNGRTEFTDYGTYENVINMSNSIEPVLGDGTVTWQLPQAQRGRFYYKCAVDKDIMVLPWDFDVSYKLNGVPTDADKLAGASGLIEINVKAEPNDNAGAYYRNNMMLMVAVPVDMSKCYSVEAEGSQTQNLGDTTAVVFTALPGEDGDYTVRIGTDSFETIGVIMAMVPGTVEDLEHIKDLKEAKDTWQDAGDELYDSLEQMAKSVENMRQGVNQVRQGMDSAESARQKWSNSKDSILAGNDQTLAALTSVSQQMDTMIPHLQTAKDCAEVVHSSMNDIVSTLGDMQDPLRKLQTRLKNIENSAGGISSDLPELKKTMESIIALDTQLQASQDTLLTYLSLYKSSSAKARRLYDEELDEEELEDMEDVDYGVSNGGSHSSSGGSGSQENTQNNNQGNDQESGNSGSSTDGKDNPDGGAGGSGTEEGSGGGSTDGSGGTSGTGSGTGSGSTDGSGGVSGSETGSGNGSGSTAGGGGASGSGTGNGSESGSGTGGASGSETGNGSGSIAGGGGVSGSGTGNGSESGSTAGEGNTGGSPAENSTASGDTGSSTPDTGTVISSAKNAGNTGNTGLAGISVTASIERKNIPLVSSPDPQGAAKAIEQALYEKVAVLQDLSAQSKSLTDRMSNLMDDTSDSAKYSAEIVDNMDYLIEDLKALNDSLDVYYPDLQTALDDSRELVRRTTDALNNGISTLTIIQNTLKDSSDDFDAAARDSLRGSMELLDKSLNILDSTTAMRQAGRTMKDTIDNELDKFDTDNRFLFMDPSADKVSFTSDRNKPPKTLQIVMRTDEISVDDDTAKTADAEVAKAKESPLKRMWNVLVQMWKAMVSIFKNR; this comes from the coding sequence ATGAAAATGAAATATAATAGAATCATGGCAGCGGGAATGGTCTTTGTCATGCTTTGCACCGGCACTGGCAGCTTACCCGCGTACGGAGCGGAGGCCTCCGTGGACGTGGATGAAACCATGTATGTGAACCTGGATTATTATGGCAGGGTAGATAAGATTAATGTGGTAAAGGGAGTGGGGCTCAATGGCCGGACCGAGTTTACGGATTACGGGACCTATGAAAATGTGATTAACATGTCTAACAGCATTGAACCTGTGCTGGGGGACGGGACGGTTACATGGCAGCTTCCACAGGCCCAGAGGGGAAGATTTTATTATAAATGCGCTGTGGATAAAGACATAATGGTACTGCCCTGGGACTTTGACGTATCTTATAAGCTGAACGGTGTACCCACGGACGCCGATAAGCTGGCAGGGGCTTCGGGCCTGATTGAAATCAATGTGAAGGCAGAGCCCAATGACAATGCCGGAGCGTATTACCGCAACAACATGATGCTTATGGTGGCTGTGCCTGTGGATATGAGCAAGTGCTACAGTGTGGAGGCGGAGGGTTCCCAGACCCAGAACCTGGGGGATACCACGGCAGTGGTATTTACCGCCCTTCCGGGGGAGGATGGAGATTATACAGTGCGCATCGGCACGGACAGCTTTGAGACCATAGGCGTGATTATGGCCATGGTGCCGGGAACGGTCGAGGATCTGGAACATATCAAGGACCTGAAGGAAGCCAAGGATACATGGCAGGACGCGGGAGATGAGCTTTACGACAGCCTGGAACAGATGGCAAAGTCTGTGGAGAACATGAGGCAGGGCGTGAATCAGGTCCGCCAGGGCATGGATTCAGCGGAGAGCGCCAGACAGAAGTGGAGTAATTCCAAGGACAGCATACTGGCGGGAAATGACCAGACGCTGGCAGCACTTACATCGGTGTCTCAGCAGATGGATACTATGATTCCTCATCTTCAGACAGCCAAGGACTGTGCTGAGGTGGTTCACAGCAGCATGAATGACATTGTCAGCACACTGGGAGACATGCAGGACCCATTAAGAAAACTGCAGACCAGACTTAAGAACATTGAAAACAGCGCAGGCGGTATCAGCAGCGATTTGCCGGAGCTTAAGAAGACCATGGAATCCATTATTGCGCTGGACACCCAGCTTCAGGCATCCCAGGACACACTGCTTACGTATCTCAGCTTGTATAAGAGTTCCAGCGCCAAGGCCAGAAGGCTCTACGACGAGGAACTGGATGAGGAAGAGCTGGAGGACATGGAGGATGTGGATTACGGGGTATCAAATGGCGGAAGCCACTCATCTTCCGGCGGAAGCGGCAGCCAGGAAAATACCCAGAATAATAATCAGGGAAATGACCAGGAAAGCGGAAATTCCGGCAGCAGTACGGATGGAAAAGATAATCCGGATGGGGGTGCCGGCGGAAGCGGAACCGAAGAAGGCAGCGGAGGCGGAAGTACAGACGGAAGCGGAGGCACCAGCGGGACCGGAAGCGGGACCGGGAGCGGAAGTACGGACGGAAGCGGTGGCGTCAGCGGAAGCGAAACCGGGAGCGGAAACGGAAGCGGAAGCACAGCCGGAGGCGGAGGCGCCAGCGGAAGCGGGACCGGGAACGGAAGTGAAAGTGGAAGCGGGACCGGAGGCGCCAGCGGAAGCGAAACCGGGAACGGAAGCGGAAGCATAGCCGGAGGCGGAGGCGTCAGCGGAAGCGGGACCGGGAACGGAAGTGAAAGCGGAAGCACAGCCGGAGAAGGAAATACCGGCGGAAGCCCTGCTGAAAACAGCACTGCCAGCGGAGATACCGGCAGCAGCACCCCGGATACCGGCACTGTCATTAGTTCTGCGAAAAATGCAGGAAATACTGGAAACACCGGCCTGGCAGGAATCTCGGTAACCGCATCCATAGAAAGGAAAAATATTCCTCTGGTAAGCAGTCCCGATCCGCAGGGAGCCGCAAAAGCCATTGAACAGGCTCTGTATGAAAAGGTGGCAGTCCTTCAGGATCTGTCTGCACAGAGCAAATCCCTGACAGACAGGATGTCGAACCTGATGGATGATACGTCTGATTCCGCGAAATACAGCGCCGAGATAGTTGACAATATGGATTATCTGATTGAGGATTTAAAGGCTCTCAATGATTCTCTGGATGTATATTATCCGGACCTCCAGACTGCCCTGGATGACTCCCGGGAGCTGGTGCGGCGCACCACAGATGCCCTCAACAATGGAATCAGTACACTGACCATTATCCAGAACACCCTGAAAGACAGCAGTGACGATTTTGACGCAGCAGCCAGAGACAGCCTGCGCGGCAGCATGGAGCTTCTGGATAAAAGCCTGAATATCCTGGACAGCACTACTGCCATGCGCCAGGCCGGACGTACAATGAAGGATACCATTGACAATGAGCTGGATAAGTTTGATACGGATAACCGCTTCCTGTTTATGGATCCGTCCGCAGACAAGGTATCCTTTACCTCGGACCGGAACAAGCCGCCTAAGACATTGCAGATTGTCATGCGTACCGATGAGATCAGCGTGGATGACGACACGGCCAAGACCGCGGATGCGGAAGTGGCCAAGGCCAAGGAAAGCCCCTTAAAGCGGATGTGGAATGTTCTGGTGCAGATGTGGAAGGCAATGGTAAGCATTTTCAAAAACAGGTAG
- a CDS encoding TetR/AcrR family transcriptional regulator C-terminal domain-containing protein: protein MAVTGKQEKTKYRLAESVKECMKAAPVDKITVKNIVEGCGVTRQTFYRNFLDKYDLINWYFDKLVLQSFEQIGMGHTVGESLTRKFEFILNEKVFFTEAFRSDDRNSLKEHDFELILQFYTDLIARKTSQPLGQELQFLLEMYCQGSVYMTVKWVLGGMKDSPREMSDKLVEAMPPKLAEVFGKLKLL from the coding sequence ATGGCCGTTACAGGAAAGCAGGAGAAAACAAAATACAGGCTGGCGGAATCCGTCAAGGAGTGCATGAAGGCAGCGCCGGTGGATAAGATTACGGTCAAAAATATTGTGGAGGGGTGCGGCGTGACCCGGCAGACCTTTTACAGGAATTTTCTGGACAAATACGACCTGATAAACTGGTATTTTGACAAGCTGGTGCTTCAGTCCTTTGAACAGATTGGCATGGGGCACACGGTGGGGGAGAGCCTGACCCGGAAGTTTGAGTTCATCCTCAATGAAAAGGTGTTTTTTACAGAGGCGTTCCGGTCCGATGACAGGAATTCATTGAAGGAACATGACTTTGAACTGATTCTCCAGTTTTATACGGACCTGATTGCAAGAAAGACCAGCCAGCCTTTGGGCCAGGAGCTCCAGTTCCTTTTGGAGATGTACTGCCAGGGATCCGTATACATGACTGTGAAGTGGGTTCTGGGAGGCATGAAGGACTCGCCCCGTGAAATGTCTGATAAGCTGGTGGAAGCCATGCCGCCAAAGCTGGCAGAGGTGTTCGGTAAACTGAAGCTTCTCTAA
- the fucO gene encoding lactaldehyde reductase — translation MANRIVLNETSYHGAGAIQEIANEAKARGFKKAFVCSDPDLIKFNVTCRVIKVLEDAGLAYEIYSDIKPNPTIENVQTGVAAFKASGADYIIAIGGGSSMDTSKAIGVIITNPEFEDVRSLEGVAPTKNPCVPIIAVPTTAGTAAEVTINYVITDVEKKRKFVCVDTHDIPAVAVVDPEMMSSMPKGLTAATGMDALTHAIEGYTTKGAWEMTDMFNLKAIEVIARSLRDAVENKPEGREGMALGQYLTGMGFSNCGLGIVHSMAHGLGALYDTPHGVANAIILPTVMEYNAPCTGTKFKDIAAAMGVEGVENMTQEEYRKAAVDAVKKLSADVGIPADLKEIVKPEDVDFLSQSAMDDACRPGNPKDPSFEDIKNLYLSLM, via the coding sequence ATGGCAAACAGAATCGTATTAAACGAGACATCCTATCACGGCGCAGGCGCAATCCAGGAGATTGCAAATGAGGCAAAGGCAAGGGGGTTTAAGAAGGCTTTTGTATGTTCCGACCCTGACCTGATTAAGTTCAATGTAACCTGCAGGGTGATAAAGGTACTGGAGGATGCGGGACTGGCCTACGAGATTTATTCCGATATCAAGCCTAACCCAACCATCGAGAACGTGCAGACCGGAGTTGCGGCTTTCAAGGCATCCGGAGCTGACTATATCATCGCCATTGGCGGCGGTTCCTCCATGGATACCTCCAAGGCAATCGGCGTTATCATTACCAACCCTGAATTCGAGGATGTGAGAAGTCTGGAAGGCGTTGCTCCTACCAAAAATCCGTGTGTGCCGATTATTGCAGTTCCCACCACGGCAGGCACCGCTGCGGAAGTTACCATCAACTATGTTATCACGGATGTGGAGAAAAAGCGTAAATTCGTATGCGTGGATACCCATGATATCCCGGCAGTGGCAGTGGTTGATCCGGAGATGATGTCCTCCATGCCTAAGGGACTGACAGCAGCCACCGGCATGGATGCCCTGACCCATGCAATCGAGGGATATACCACAAAGGGCGCCTGGGAGATGACCGACATGTTTAACTTAAAAGCCATTGAAGTCATTGCCCGCAGCCTGAGGGATGCGGTGGAGAACAAGCCTGAGGGCAGGGAAGGCATGGCTCTGGGCCAGTATCTGACAGGAATGGGATTCTCCAACTGCGGTCTGGGCATTGTACACTCCATGGCTCACGGCCTGGGCGCATTATATGATACCCCACACGGCGTTGCCAATGCCATTATCCTTCCAACCGTCATGGAATACAATGCACCCTGCACAGGAACCAAGTTCAAGGACATTGCTGCTGCCATGGGCGTGGAGGGTGTTGAGAACATGACACAGGAGGAGTACCGTAAGGCAGCAGTGGACGCGGTAAAGAAGCTGTCCGCTGACGTAGGTATCCCGGCCGACTTAAAGGAAATCGTAAAGCCTGAGGACGTGGATTTCCTGTCACAGTCCGCTATGGATGATGCCTGCCGCCCGGGCAATCCAAAGGACCCATCCTTTGAGGATATCAAGAACCTGTATCTGTCACTGATGTAA
- a CDS encoding KamA family radical SAM protein — translation MNWNETLRNNITRAEELRTYMRLTSQEEEHMTRILERFPMTVTKYYLSLIDWDNPEQDPVFRMSIPSVRETDLSGDFDTSGEADNTVLPGLQHKYAQTALILSTHRCAMYCRHCFRKRLVGISDDETAGNVDEMTAYIGSHPEITNVLISGGDSFLNSNQTIRRYLEAFSSISHLDLIRFGTRTPVVLPMRIYDDPELLDILASYTKIKQIYVVTQFNHSKELTPEAVRAIRCLIDAGVIVKNQTVLLKGINDDIPILGTLLKDLTRYGVIPYYIFQCRPVSGVKGQFQIPLTEGCRIVEGAKNMQNGQGKCIRYAMSHVTGKIEILGPVSGGKMLFKYHQAKYEKDLGRIFSEALAPGQAWL, via the coding sequence ATGAATTGGAATGAAACACTGAGAAACAACATAACACGCGCCGAGGAACTGAGAACGTATATGAGACTTACCAGCCAGGAGGAGGAACACATGACCCGGATCCTGGAACGGTTTCCCATGACAGTCACCAAATACTATCTGTCCCTCATTGACTGGGACAATCCGGAACAGGACCCTGTGTTCAGGATGTCCATACCCTCTGTTCGTGAAACCGACCTGTCAGGCGACTTTGATACCAGCGGAGAAGCGGACAACACCGTGCTTCCCGGCCTGCAGCACAAATACGCCCAGACAGCACTCATCCTGTCCACCCACCGGTGCGCCATGTATTGCAGGCACTGTTTCAGAAAACGGCTGGTGGGAATCTCCGATGACGAGACAGCCGGAAATGTGGACGAGATGACTGCCTACATCGGTTCCCACCCTGAAATCACCAATGTGCTCATATCCGGCGGGGATTCCTTTCTGAACAGCAACCAAACCATACGCCGGTATCTGGAAGCATTCAGCTCCATCAGCCATCTGGATTTAATCCGTTTCGGCACCCGCACCCCTGTGGTGCTCCCCATGCGGATTTATGATGACCCGGAACTTCTGGATATATTGGCCTCCTATACAAAAATCAAACAAATCTACGTGGTGACCCAGTTCAACCATTCCAAAGAACTGACTCCGGAAGCAGTAAGAGCTATCCGGTGCCTGATTGACGCAGGTGTCATTGTAAAGAACCAGACTGTGCTGTTAAAGGGAATCAACGATGACATCCCTATACTCGGAACCCTGTTAAAGGATCTGACCAGATACGGCGTCATTCCCTATTACATTTTTCAGTGCCGCCCCGTATCCGGGGTAAAGGGCCAGTTCCAGATTCCTCTGACAGAGGGCTGCCGCATCGTGGAAGGGGCTAAGAACATGCAGAACGGCCAGGGCAAATGCATCCGCTACGCCATGTCCCATGTCACCGGCAAAATAGAAATACTGGGCCCTGTGTCCGGCGGAAAAATGCTTTTTAAATATCATCAGGCAAAATACGAAAAGGATCTGGGACGCATATTCAGTGAGGCATTGGCACCGGGACAGGCGTGGCTGTAG
- a CDS encoding Na/Pi cotransporter family protein, with amino-acid sequence MGVELVLSLLGGLALFMYGMQMMSTNLEAVAGNRMKQILERLTANRFLGVLVGAGITALIQSSSATTVMTVGFVNSGLMTLKQAVWIIMGANVGTTITGQLIALDIGVLAPLIAFVGVMSLIFSKNKKVQHVGGIIAGIGVLFIGMGMMSDAMVPLRDSETFIHMVTKFSNPLLGILVGAVFTAIIQSSSASVGILQALAMGGVINLHSAVFVLFGQNIGTCITALLASVGTSRNAKRTTLIHLMFNVIGTALFVTLCILTPFTDFVVSLTPDNPVAQIANVHTIFNISTTIILLPFGALLEKIAIAILPDKAVPVMDADQWFEGLMASKHHLGISTIAINQIHDEIKGMLATAAENVSQSFKAVEDGASEGIQAIADREEEIDLSNMRLSRKISKILVLDQTPKDIDTLNRMYTILGNIERIGDHAMNLAEYAETIEEKGLKFSNYAKKEFAVMEETCREGMELLMAAAAGDTQSPLLKVAEIEQRIDDITRKFRQNQIDRMREGNCNVESSILYSEMLTDYERIGDHMLNIAQAYDAIEWSGDRGQTAAAIA; translated from the coding sequence ATGGGAGTAGAATTGGTTTTAAGCCTGCTGGGGGGCCTGGCCCTGTTCATGTACGGCATGCAGATGATGAGCACCAATCTGGAGGCTGTGGCTGGAAACCGTATGAAGCAGATACTGGAGCGCCTTACGGCAAACCGTTTTCTGGGAGTGCTGGTTGGCGCCGGAATAACGGCCCTGATTCAGTCGTCTTCAGCAACAACCGTCATGACCGTTGGATTTGTCAACTCAGGTCTAATGACACTTAAGCAGGCTGTATGGATTATCATGGGTGCCAATGTGGGCACCACCATTACGGGACAGCTTATTGCCCTGGACATAGGAGTCCTGGCCCCGCTCATCGCCTTTGTGGGCGTCATGTCCCTGATTTTCTCGAAAAATAAAAAGGTACAGCATGTGGGAGGTATTATCGCCGGTATCGGTGTCCTGTTCATCGGCATGGGCATGATGAGCGATGCCATGGTTCCACTGAGGGATTCTGAGACCTTCATCCATATGGTGACCAAATTTTCCAATCCTCTTCTGGGAATCCTGGTGGGAGCGGTATTCACAGCCATCATCCAGTCCTCGTCCGCGTCTGTGGGTATTCTTCAGGCCCTGGCCATGGGCGGCGTCATCAACCTTCACAGTGCGGTGTTCGTGCTGTTCGGCCAGAATATCGGCACCTGTATCACGGCGCTTCTGGCTTCCGTGGGAACCAGCCGCAATGCAAAGCGCACCACGCTGATTCACCTGATGTTCAACGTGATTGGTACGGCGCTGTTTGTGACCCTGTGCATCCTGACTCCGTTTACGGACTTCGTGGTAAGCCTGACTCCGGATAATCCGGTGGCGCAGATTGCAAATGTCCATACCATTTTCAATATCAGCACGACCATCATTCTCCTGCCCTTTGGAGCGCTTCTGGAGAAGATTGCCATTGCAATTCTTCCGGATAAGGCAGTGCCTGTAATGGATGCGGACCAGTGGTTTGAGGGACTTATGGCCTCCAAGCACCACCTTGGTATCTCCACCATCGCTATTAACCAGATTCATGATGAGATTAAGGGGATGCTGGCAACAGCGGCAGAGAACGTATCCCAGAGCTTCAAGGCAGTGGAGGATGGTGCTTCGGAGGGAATCCAGGCCATAGCAGACCGGGAAGAGGAGATTGATTTAAGCAATATGAGGCTGTCCCGGAAGATTTCCAAGATCCTTGTGCTGGACCAGACGCCCAAGGATATTGACACTCTGAACAGGATGTATACCATTCTGGGGAATATTGAGCGAATCGGTGACCATGCCATGAACCTGGCGGAGTATGCCGAAACCATAGAGGAAAAAGGACTTAAGTTTTCCAATTACGCAAAGAAGGAATTCGCTGTTATGGAGGAAACCTGCCGGGAAGGCATGGAGCTTCTGATGGCGGCAGCTGCCGGGGACACCCAGTCTCCCTTACTTAAGGTGGCTGAGATTGAACAGCGGATTGACGATATAACCCGTAAGTTCCGTCAGAACCAGATTGACCGCATGCGGGAGGGAAACTGCAACGTGGAGTCCTCCATCCTGTATTCGGAAATGCTGACTGACTACGAGCGAATCGGCGACCATATGCTGAACATCGCCCAGGCATATGATGCCATAGAGTGGTCCGGGGACAGGGGACAGACAGCGGCGGCAATCGCGTGA
- a CDS encoding carbohydrate kinase family protein, whose protein sequence is MGEGNKKIAVAGHISLDITPVFQNSGRQKLSELFQPGKLLKVGKAMMCTGGAVSNTGLGLKRLGADVVLMAKIGDDYFGNALKDMISAHGCESCISQVPGENTSYTIVLAPKGLDRFFLHDPGCNDTFGYADVDFGKVGEAAHFHFGYPPIMRRFYLDDGEELVRLFKKVKSMGLTTSLDLVAVDPDSEAADMDWAKILERVLPYVDFFAPSIEELGYMLDRPLYCKWQETAGDGDVTGILSFKEDVKPLAARALSMGTRCVLLKCGAAGMYLKTAPEPVWKEVLPGFTGWNDISHFEDSYVPDCILSGTGAGDTSIAAFIKAMLDGCEPLECARLAAATGASCVTAYDALSGLLPFEELRQKMEAGWEKQSIIRP, encoded by the coding sequence ATGGGAGAAGGAAATAAAAAGATAGCAGTGGCCGGGCATATTTCCCTGGACATTACGCCGGTTTTCCAAAACAGCGGGAGGCAGAAGCTCTCTGAACTGTTTCAGCCGGGAAAGCTGCTTAAAGTGGGAAAGGCCATGATGTGTACAGGAGGCGCTGTTTCCAACACTGGTCTGGGGCTCAAACGTCTGGGAGCGGACGTGGTCCTGATGGCCAAAATAGGCGATGATTATTTCGGAAATGCTCTGAAGGACATGATAAGCGCACACGGCTGTGAGTCCTGCATCAGCCAGGTTCCGGGAGAGAATACGTCCTATACCATTGTTCTGGCGCCTAAGGGACTGGACCGGTTTTTTCTTCACGATCCGGGCTGCAATGATACCTTTGGCTACGCAGACGTGGACTTTGGGAAAGTGGGGGAAGCGGCGCATTTTCATTTTGGTTATCCTCCAATCATGCGCAGGTTCTATCTGGATGACGGGGAGGAACTGGTAAGGCTTTTTAAGAAGGTAAAATCCATGGGGCTTACCACATCCCTGGACCTGGTGGCGGTGGACCCGGATTCCGAAGCAGCGGACATGGACTGGGCAAAGATACTGGAACGGGTGCTGCCCTATGTGGATTTCTTTGCGCCGAGTATTGAGGAGCTGGGATACATGCTGGACCGCCCTTTGTACTGTAAATGGCAGGAGACGGCAGGAGACGGGGATGTCACGGGCATATTGTCCTTTAAGGAGGATGTGAAGCCGTTGGCTGCCAGAGCGCTGTCCATGGGGACCCGGTGCGTTCTTCTGAAATGCGGGGCAGCGGGCATGTACCTGAAGACAGCACCTGAGCCGGTGTGGAAGGAGGTCCTGCCGGGATTTACAGGATGGAATGACATCAGCCATTTTGAGGACAGCTATGTGCCGGACTGCATCCTGTCGGGGACTGGAGCAGGGGATACCAGTATAGCCGCCTTCATAAAGGCCATGCTGGACGGCTGTGAGCCACTTGAATGCGCGCGGCTGGCAGCTGCCACGGGAGCCTCCTGCGTCACGGCCTACGACGCCCTGAGCGGCCTGCTGCCCTTTGAGGAGCTGAGGCAGAAGATGGAGGCGGGATGGGAGAAGCAGAGCATCATCCGTCCGTGA
- a CDS encoding class II fructose-bisphosphate aldolase, which yields MLVSMKAVLDLADAKKIAVGAFNITSLEGIQAVLGAAEELGQPVILQFAPVHESVIPLKVIGPVMVMMAEKSSVPVCVHLDHGDKLEILQEALEMGFTSVMYDGSVLPFEENAANTKIAVEMAGNWGASVEAEIGAMGRQEFSSVGEGEEGEAVESCYTDPEQARAFTALTGIDALACSFGTVHGLYLTTPKLDFDRIHRIRESIGIPIVMHGGSGVSDEDFKKCIANGVRKINYYTYLAKAGGMYVKEKCADAGEYVFFHDVTQWAVQAMKEDVLHTIKVFSHLE from the coding sequence ATGTTAGTTTCAATGAAAGCGGTCTTAGACCTGGCAGATGCAAAAAAGATAGCAGTGGGCGCCTTCAACATCACATCCCTGGAGGGAATTCAGGCCGTATTAGGGGCGGCCGAGGAGCTGGGCCAGCCGGTCATCCTGCAGTTTGCGCCGGTCCACGAGTCCGTTATCCCTCTTAAGGTCATCGGGCCCGTGATGGTGATGATGGCAGAGAAATCCTCTGTGCCCGTATGCGTCCATCTGGACCACGGCGATAAGCTGGAAATCCTACAGGAAGCTCTGGAAATGGGATTTACCTCAGTGATGTACGACGGTTCCGTTCTGCCATTTGAGGAAAATGCGGCAAACACAAAGATTGCGGTGGAAATGGCCGGAAACTGGGGCGCTTCCGTGGAGGCTGAGATTGGAGCCATGGGAAGGCAGGAATTCTCAAGCGTGGGAGAAGGCGAAGAGGGGGAGGCTGTGGAGAGCTGCTATACGGACCCGGAACAGGCCCGGGCTTTTACCGCGCTTACCGGGATAGATGCCCTGGCCTGCTCATTCGGCACCGTGCACGGGCTGTATCTGACCACTCCCAAGCTGGATTTTGACAGGATACACAGGATTCGGGAAAGCATTGGTATTCCCATTGTGATGCACGGCGGCTCCGGGGTCAGCGACGAAGATTTTAAGAAATGCATTGCCAACGGGGTCAGGAAAATCAATTACTACACCTACCTGGCCAAGGCGGGCGGCATGTATGTAAAAGAAAAATGCGCGGATGCGGGGGAATATGTATTTTTCCACGATGTGACCCAGTGGGCGGTCCAGGCCATGAAGGAGGATGTGCTCCACACAATCAAGGTGTTCTCGCATCTGGAGTAA
- a CDS encoding D-lyxose/D-mannose family sugar isomerase: MKRSEINRALRDMEKMIDRCSFKLPPFCYFTPEEWKEKGREYDEVRDNMLGWDITDFGMGDFDRVGFSLITLRNGNVSMDKYTKPYAEKLLYMKEGQSAAMHFHWNKMEDIINRGGGNVLIGVYNAGKEEGLADTDVLIHSDGREYTVPAGTQIRLRPGESITIQPYLYHDFHLEPGTGPVLLGEVSMCNDDNRDNRFYLPAGRFPVIEEDEPPIRLLCNEYPPADSCAKR; this comes from the coding sequence ATGAAACGTTCGGAAATCAACAGGGCACTGAGGGACATGGAAAAAATGATTGACAGATGCTCCTTTAAACTGCCCCCATTCTGCTATTTTACACCGGAAGAGTGGAAGGAGAAGGGACGCGAATACGATGAGGTCCGGGATAACATGCTGGGGTGGGATATCACGGATTTTGGAATGGGGGATTTTGACAGGGTGGGCTTCTCCCTTATCACCCTGAGAAACGGCAATGTGTCCATGGATAAGTACACAAAACCCTATGCGGAAAAGCTGCTGTACATGAAGGAAGGGCAGTCTGCCGCCATGCATTTCCACTGGAATAAGATGGAGGACATCATCAACAGGGGAGGGGGAAATGTGCTCATAGGCGTATATAATGCCGGCAAAGAGGAAGGTCTGGCCGATACGGATGTGCTGATACACAGTGACGGACGGGAGTATACGGTTCCCGCGGGAACGCAGATACGTCTGCGCCCCGGGGAGAGCATTACCATCCAGCCCTACTTGTATCACGATTTCCATTTGGAGCCGGGCACGGGGCCCGTGCTGTTGGGAGAGGTATCCATGTGCAATGACGATAACCGGGACAACCGGTTCTATCTGCCGGCAGGCCGTTTTCCGGTCATAGAGGAGGATGAGCCGCCTATCCGTTTGCTGTGCAATGAGTATCCCCCCGCGGACAGTTGTGCAAAACGATGA